ATGGCATAGATAAGGGTGCCCACCTCCGCCAGGCGTTGCATTTCACTTTGACGCTCCACCACCGCGTTGCCGTGCTTGGTGAACATCAGCTCCACGGCCATTTGGAGACGCGCCACCGACAGCTCAATGCACTGGGCAGGCGCCTCTAGGGAGGGATGCACGTGCTCCGACAGCTGCATCTTGGTCTTCGGGTTGTCGATGCTGTTGGTGTCCAGgaatttgccaaaaatgtgACCAGGATTGAAGAGGGGATTTCTGGACTTGCGCACGCCCGTATTCATGGCTTGCTGAAAAAAATACCATGTTTTTAAATCCCATTACAAGTATCTAAAGTGAAGAAACTTACCCCCGCGTGCTGCAATCCGGTGAGGGCAATGAACATGCCCAAGGTGTCCAGGGATTCACCTTGCGTGCACAGCTGCGCTGCATCTCGTAGTCCCAGCTCCGTGGTCTCGCCGCTGAGCAGACTCTTGGGTCCCACGACTCCCAGATTCTGGGTGGCAATGGCGTACAGCTGTTGCAGGGTAAAGTACTTCGTTATGGCACTCTCCAGAGTCACATCCTGGGCACGGAACTCGTCCAGCATGCCGGCGGTCAAGTAGAGCATGCTCTCCATCGCGTAGACGGAGCACATCGCTCGCGACATGTGGATGCGGGTGAGCTCCAGATCCCTATAATTGTGtgaatatatttgtatataaaatatagcTAGGAAATCAAGAGTACTCACTGCAGTTGCACTCCGCACTGAGTGGTGTTCACAGTGTACTGGGCCAATTCGTTTAGCAGTTTCTTGGCCAGCGATACGCCCACCAAGCTGCCCCTCAAGCGGGAGGATCGCACCAGCTGCTCCGAGTAGCGGTTGCCATCGTGGGGTAGGCCCACCACCTGATCCTCTCCCAACTTAACGCCATCGAAGTGCACACGCCTGATTTCCGCTTTCCGGCAACCGAATGTGGCGTGCTTTTCGCCCAGGCGCACTCCTTCCTGCTGGGAATCAACCAGAAAGATGGTGGTGCCACGTCCCAAAACTCCCGGAACATTCGGCTGTTGTGTTTGGGCCAGAACCAGGAAAAGCTGTCGCTCGCCGGGTGTGCAGATCACGAATGATTTCTCGCCATTGAGCTGCCACTTTCCCGTTTCGGGAAACAACTCTGCCTGGGTGTTGAAGTAGTCCTCCTCGGGTGGAGAGATCTCATATATAGCCTCGCTACCTATCAGTTTACCAGTGGCCAAGTCCTGGAGATACCTCTGCTGTTGCAGCGGAGTTCCCACCTCTTTCAGAAGATCCACGACCACGCGATGCGTTTGCAGGCCCAGGGTTACATTGATATCCGTGGAATCCGGCTCACTGGCCATTAGACTGGCACTCCAGCCATAGCCTTTGCCCTCGTAGTCTGTGGACACATTTAGCCCATAGAGTCCCAGCTGGCGGAGGGTCTCCGGTGAGGTTTCCTCCGTTTCACGTGGCTCCACAAAGTAGTTCTTCAGCGGCAACAGAGCATTCTCCAGCTGTGCCATCTCATCCCGGGGAATCACCTCCGGATAGGCCAGCAGCTCCTTGTCCACCACTCCGatgaaaaagtttttggccagcGGCTCTCTGGTTGGtagtttttgctgctgctccggGGACTCCTCCACGGATTCCGATCTTCCTCCCTCCGTGGTCGCCGCATCCTGGTGCTGTGAGTCCAAGCTGCTGGAGGTGGCCTTGGTGCTTCTTCCCCGAGTCAGAAGTTTTCCATTCCGGCTGTAAGTCAAGAGCCGCGAGGCGCCGGAAAACAAATTGGGCCGCATATTTACTAAGAAATTAGGTAAGCCCCGATAGGTTCGCACAAATTTATCGATAGCGATGCCAAGTGGGACCAGCTGACTATGGAATAAAATATACCAGCGGTACTTTTATAAAATACACTATAGCGTTGCTCAGCTGATGGACTTgctataaaaatttaaagattGTAACGGTAATTTTATGATTTTGAAAAAGTCtacaagaaataaaaataaagggAAAGATTTATAAAACAATTTTTCACTGAATTCTATAAATCAGGATCTTTATCTTTCAGTTGGAAGACTAATAAATGAGTTTCCTCCATTTCGAAAGATATAAATGGAAATATGTATAAacttttaaaaatgaaatttcaatgTGATTGAACTTGATTACCTTACCCAAAATAAACACATTCCCTTTATTGAATCATTGTATTGTATATTGGTGTTATTGTTACACATATAATTGCTATTGACAGCGCACATTAAGCTCTCTACTTAAAACAAATTGAACAAAGTAAATTGTATGATTCTCGGTCGATGGTTTTAATGCATATCCCCATCGACCATATCTTTATTGTTTCGAGTTTATCtctcttttttatatgtaatttttcatttgtttttcataCCACCTAGattgaaaatttgttaatAGCTGTGTAGTACGTTGTTATACAATAGTTATAGTCAGGTATCAATTGGAAAATAAGAATTTGGTTAGAATTCAACACATCTAGATCCGTATAGTAGTCATATTATTGAAGTACAGATGCGCCTGAAGTTGACAATTGCATGGCGTGCAAATAACTCCAAGCACCTATTGCATATGGAAAACAAAATAGGGTAAAACTAATCCGTAGTTTGTAAACAGGAAAAAAAGTAAAACGACAATATGTAGTTGTCAATTGTATTTAACTAAAAACTATTAGAAACACCCCCACATGCAGCTCATATCGTATCACAGGCACGCTTAATAAACACTCTCAGAACGGAAATACGAAATTAAAATCGAAACTAGCGGGTTAATTCATTTCAAACTTGCACTCAACGAAATCGTTTGTATTCTTAAGTTTCTGCGGTTAAAACACACTACACACTAACAACAACGATCGATATGAGCGCACACCAACTGATCGATCCTTCTATTCCCAAAAACCTACTACAAATCGCTAACCCCTTCACAAATTGCCTTTAAAATTGCTGACGCTACACGACGATTATggtacataaatatatattcaaatatatatatatatattgtatgtGGTATCTGCATGTATGCCCTATATGCGTAGTTACCTCCCTTGCGTTTTCACACTCACATTGCATAGTATTGCTAGTTGCGCCGCTTGACCCGCGTATTGTGGACCCCAAAAGATACAGATAGAGATACAACTGCAGTTGCAGATACGGATGCAGATAGTTTTGGTTCGCTCGTCTGGCTGACCGATTCGATGGCTTTcatatttaacatttttactTTCGCAATGTTTTCGCACACATTTTCCAGTAGTTCAAATTCAAACTAAACGAACAAAACCTCGCACGAGGTGAAATACCAAAAATATTAAAGGAAACTAAGCTTAAGTATAAATTAAACGATATCTAGTAAAGCAATTGGTTTGTTGTCACACCACCACACACACAGGAGTTTCTTTCGCCACCTGCCCTCCGTATCATCCTCTTTCTCATCCTGCTTCCTCTCCTTCTCCTTCTACAATTGGTATCTGGGCCACTGCCAGAAGTCTCTGGCCTCCCGCTGCTGCCACTTGTTCTGGAGCTGCTTGCACAGGCGGCGTAGCAGCTCGAAGGTGCCGCCCAGGGCTCGCAGTAGCTACTAAATCCTGCCGGCGCTCTCCTGTCGCGCACTGTAGCGCGGCTCGGCGGGCATCATTGTGTCCGTGACCAGCTCATTGGGTGCCTCCAAAACGCCCTTCGCGTGTGCAGCCGCCGTATCGCAATCGGTGCGGCGTGAGATCAGCAGTCGGATGTCCGTATGCAGGCACAATCGTCCGGAGCGCGATGTCTGGAACCTAGGGATTGATTGCAAATAACGAGTTAGTTGAGAAGGATATATGATGATATCTTTGCAAAGTATTTACCTGAGGTGTATGGAGTAGCGCAGCCGCTTCATTTGCTCGGCGCTGATGAAGTGTCCCAGCTTGCTGGTGGTGCTAGTCACTGTTGGACTCCGCGGCACTTTGTGCCCCTCATCCTGCTCCTGGCTGAGCTCCTCGGCCAGAATGCGCTGCCGGATGAAGGTGCGGTGCAGCGGTGGCATGTCCCGCATGTCGTAGGGTATCACAAACATCCGCACCACCGTGCCCATGGGATTCAGTAGTGTGGCCTGCACCGTGCCCGACCTTGGAACCGAATATCCCTTGCGCGGCAAACGAATCTCGCACTGCAAAAATAGATTTTCCACATTCCTTAATTCCATTTTTCTAAGAAACCTAACTAAATTAAAGGAAACAGTGATTTAAGCATTTAACATTTAAACTTTTCTTTGGCTACCGGGACTGTGTTTTGCCGAAGAtcttttttagttttattgaGTTGAACAAGTAAAGTATTGGTATCCATAAACTGGTAATTTTGGTCCCCCATAGTCTTCTCAAGATGCGCTTTTGCAGGAACTTACCAAATAAGGCGTGCTGAGCGTCTCGCCATGCAGTTCGTAGAAGTAAGAGACCGCCGGGATAGTCAGCTGGGTGGGACAGAATCCGCCGGAGGCTCCCAGCTGCAGCTTAAAGCCCATCACCTCGATCTTGGGCATGAGCCTCCTCTGCAGCAGAGATTCCTCCAGATTTCCCAGCAGCGGACGTCCTCCAAAATGAGCCGCCAATCTGGCGCGACACTTCAACGGCGAGCCACCTGCTGGACTGCATAGACCGGATTCGAGATCCTCATCCGACAACTGCTCGTCGGAACCAAGCGAGCTTCGATCGCTACGATCGCTCAAATGACGGGAGCGCCGCTTGTGGGCGGCCAACGCTTGCTTGGAGAACCTGGGCGACACGGACAGTGAAGCTGCATGTGGCAATGTGGGAGCAGAGAAGGATTTCTGCACTGGCGGCGTTACGCTGACATCCGGCGCTAGCAACTGCGAATGGGCGTGACTCAAGGCAGCTGGATCAAAACTGAAGGCGGGACATCCGATGGCGATGGGTGCGGAACTGCAGAAGATCGTTGTAAGGTTCACCTTGGGCAGGGCCTTTCGCATTTGTGGCGATGTCATAGGCGGCGGCGTCTCGCTCTCCAACAAATTGGACCCACAATTTAATCTGAGTTGAGCTGGCTTTGGTGAGGATTTGcccagctgttgctgctgcagcggcaCCATCGCATCCGGTTGATGCTTGGCTGGCACTTGGCTCAGCGGCGTCTTGAACTGCACCACTATGTGGTCTGCCACTCCCGGCGGCGGAGTCTTGCAGCGCTCTACAGGATTCAGGGAGCAGCGTTCGATGTTGGGCGTCAACTTGGTGGAGAGATTCTGTAAGCATAGCTTCGTTAGCAAATCGTATTCTTCGGATTAGTCTCAAGAACTCACCTGAACAACATCTGGTTGCTTCTCCGCCTCCTGATGCTTGCTGGCATAGCCATTGCTCGTCTGCTTGCCATTGGTGGGTTGGTGAACCTTTCCGTTTGCAAAGTTGTGCTGGGTCTTCTGGCGCTTGCACACTTGACAGCCACTGGTGGCGGGTGTGGCCTTCAGAAGATTGTTGTTCTGCCCTCCATTGAGATCTGCGTTACGACAGGCGGCTCCCAGTGGAGCCTGATCCACAACCCCGGGATGGGGCTTTCGATCTCGGTTCTTTGGCGTGCGTTGGATGGCCTGAAGTAGGAGTTCCGCGTTGTTGCGGGGTGTGCCCACAATGAGATCAGCGCTGCTCAAGCTGCAAGAGGAAGTTTCCTCCATTTCGGATGCCGTGGTGTCGCTATCGTCTCCATCATCTAATGCTCCATTTGTGGATCTTTCAGCTGATCCATTGGTTGCACCGTTCGATCCTCCATGTGCTTCACCTCCACCCGTACAACTGAGACAGAGAAGAGTCTTCTCACTGCCACATTGCTGGCAACTACTTAGAGAGGTCTGCGTGCCCGTGGAGATCATGGCTATGCGCCTTGGCTGCTGCAATGTCAAGGCAAGGGATTGGGTTTCCGACGACGTCTGAGACTGCGTCTGTGACTCCTCGCCCTCATCCATTGGTTCCTCGGATTGTTGCCGACTATTTTCCCGTTCGGGTGTAGCTTTCCTCTCCCTCTTCTTGTCCCTACGCTGCATTCGCTTGCGATACTTTTGCAGCTGCCTCTCCCGATGGCTCAAACTCGAGTCCCCATCGAGTTCGTCCAATACCTGTCCCATTCCTGGTTTTCCATTATCACAGTTGGAGCTGCCAGCCGTTGTCGTTGGGGTGAGGGCACTAGTCCTGGCTCCCAGGCCAGTCGGCGTGGCAGCATGAAGTCCACCGCCTCCGGTGGGCGTACTAGCCGGATCTCCTCCGCAGGGCCTCAAGCTTCGTGGAGCTGGACTAGGAGGCAATGGCTCCACATGCGGCAGGCCACCATTAATCCTGGGCAAACTGCGCACGCTTACGGAGATGCTGTAGTTCTCCGAAACGTTGACGTTGGGAAAATTGTGCACATTGGCCTTGGCACTGAAGCCATCCTCGTGGTGTAGCCCACTATTGCTATTGATGGTGTGCTGCTTGATCCGGTAGAAGATGTTAAGACGTGGTCTCTTCTGCCCACCGCATGTTGTATAGCTGGtggccaaatctcctgcattgTTGCCGCAATTGGAGAAGATGACGCGACCACTGTCGTACACCGATGGATCACATTTGCGAAGGAGATCACACCAGGCGACTATCTGGGAGAAGTACAGCTGACTCCGAATGGCGCTGCACAGCGAAGGCAACGTCATCGTGGGTGGAGGAACTCTTTAATAGGAGGAAGATGACGTTAGACATTTAAAGATAAAGGTATTCCTTCATGTCTTACTTCTCCTTGCCGCATATGATCCACTGCTCCAGCAAGAGCTTGTGGCTCACGGGACCCAGGTAGACCTCGATGCAAACGGGCTCGCGTCTGGCCAGGATGGCCTCCATTTTCATGCAATACGCCCGCCAACGGTTGCACTAAAAAGGGATATAAGATTAAAATAGGCATATACCAAGGAAGTCATTAATTAGCATCGACTTACGGTCATATTCACGTAGGACATATCACAGATGTGCTCCTCAGCCTCGGATGGCATCTCGCCCTTGGCCAGACCCATCTTCCTGAGGAACTGATCACAGTGCGGCCCGTGTTTGGGCCGCGATGCGGAGCTGCTTGCTCCGCTGCTGGCAGTGGCagttgccgttgttgttggtgtgGTGCTAAtgcttgctgctgctcctccaaaTCCCAATCCTCGGCCACCGGATCCCCCCAAGCCCGACCAATGAAAGCCGAGATTCAGAGGTCTTGACTCAACTGGTGGTGGCGGTGCCAAGGCAGGTCCACCTCTTAAGCAGGTGGTGGCCAGCGATTGCAGCGAGTGGAGAATGTTGTCCGATGAATTGGAGCCCGGCGAACTGGCGGCACTGGAATTGTTGGTTCCACCGCCGGCACTGCTAACCAGACCCGTTCCACCAGCTCGATTGAGCATGACACGTCGCACAATTTCATAGTCGCCATGATCCTTGTTGAGATCATTGATGGCCAAAGAAACCAACTCCGGTTCGGCGCTCATCGTCTGGGCAGCCGGCGAAATCTGACGCAGCTGGCAGAGCTTCTGTGTCCATCGCTGGTGGGTTAGCGAACTACTACTGCTGGGCGACCCGGTCGAACCACTTCCATTGACGGCTCTATTTTCCGATCCTCCCATGGAACCATAGGGATTCGTTGTGATGTTGATGGCCGCCCTGGAGGTGGAGGGTCGTGGCGAGAGGCGTCCTCCCCCAGATCCTGCTGCTGATCCCGAACCGACTACTCCCACCGTCTGCTGCTGGTACTCATCGTCGGCAATGGGTCTGCCCTCGAGGATCAGCGAGGCCAAGCCGAGCACAACGGAACTGTAGTTGTTCTGAGCTCCTGTTCCTGCCGACCCACATCCCGAGACACCCACCATACCCAAGCCGGACAGCATCCCTCCTCCGGCCGCCGCAGTAGCCGAGCCCAAGGAGGCAGATGCTCCATTCTGGCCCAATCCCGCTGGCGGCGGCGAATTGGTGACGCTTGTCGGTATCATGGTCGGTCGGTTGGTTGCCTGTCCGCTGGATCTGATGCTAATTCCGGTTCCGAATCCGATTCCGCtagcttttgctgctgctgcttcttgcACCAGAAGTACACTGGAAAAATAAACgagaaatttataaaagatgTACAACGGCTGATGTAATAATGATGTATAGTCAATGGAAAtaggatatatgtatatatatatagaatatatatagGATATTAGCATATTTAACCAATGAAAGTGATTTCTTATGGGAAACCTGCATTGATTTTTAGAGGCTTTAACTTGCCTAATTTGCAGCTTTAACTAGAATTGAACTGGGTTGCATAAAACTAGGTTGGCAGACTTATGGTAATGTATCCTTGACTTCCTTGCGAAATCCGCAAGGCTGCTCTATAAATACGCCCAGCAACAGATGCAGCTGGCAGATTCcagcccaccgccacccacTGCAAGTGGCGAAGGTCGAATGGCGAAAGCAGCACCCTCAACTTGAATCGAATCCCCAAGGTCCGTCGGCTATGTACTGGACACTATGTACCCCTGACATGGTTTACTTT
This genomic interval from Drosophila mauritiana strain mau12 chromosome 2R, ASM438214v1, whole genome shotgun sequence contains the following:
- the LOC117138362 gene encoding complex I assembly factor ACAD9, mitochondrial yields the protein MRPNLFSGASRLLTYSRNGKLLTRGRSTKATSSSLDSQHQDAATTEGGRSESVEESPEQQQKLPTREPLAKNFFIGVVDKELLAYPEVIPRDEMAQLENALLPLKNYFVEPRETEETSPETLRQLGLYGLNVSTDYEGKGYGWSASLMASEPDSTDINVTLGLQTHRVVVDLLKEVGTPLQQQRYLQDLATGKLIGSEAIYEISPPEEDYFNTQAELFPETGKWQLNGEKSFVICTPGERQLFLVLAQTQQPNVPGVLGRGTTIFLVDSQQEGVRLGEKHATFGCRKAEIRRVHFDGVKLGEDQVVGLPHDGNRYSEQLVRSSRLRGSLVGVSLAKKLLNELAQYTVNTTQCGVQLQDLELTRIHMSRAMCSVYAMESMLYLTAGMLDEFRAQDVTLESAITKYFTLQQLYAIATQNLGVVGPKSLLSGETTELGLRDAAQLCTQGESLDTLGMFIALTGLQHAGQAMNTGVRKSRNPLFNPGHIFGKFLDTNSIDNPKTKMQLSEHVHPSLEAPAQCIELSVARLQMAVELMFTKHGNAVVERQSEMQRLAEVGTLIYAMWASVARASRSYCIGLPLADHELLTATAICSEGRDRVRTLCTEIYGGHFVNNDNNLVRLSKQVAKSKGYFAVHPLTFNF
- the LOC117138361 gene encoding uncharacterized protein LOC117138361; protein product: MIPTSVTNSPPPAGLGQNGASASLGSATAAAGGGMLSGLGMVGVSGCGSAGTGAQNNYSSVVLGLASLILEGRPIADDEYQQQTVGVVGSGSAAGSGGGRLSPRPSTSRAAINITTNPYGSMGGSENRAVNGSGSTGSPSSSSSLTHQRWTQKLCQLRQISPAAQTMSAEPELVSLAINDLNKDHGDYEIVRRVMLNRAGGTGLVSSAGGGTNNSSAASSPGSNSSDNILHSLQSLATTCLRGGPALAPPPPVESRPLNLGFHWSGLGGSGGRGLGFGGAAASISTTPTTTATATASSGASSSASRPKHGPHCDQFLRKMGLAKGEMPSEAEEHICDMSYVNMTCNRWRAYCMKMEAILARREPVCIEVYLGPVSHKLLLEQWIICGKEKVPPPTMTLPSLCSAIRSQLYFSQIVAWCDLLRKCDPSVYDSGRVIFSNCGNNAGDLATSYTTCGGQKRPRLNIFYRIKQHTINSNSGLHHEDGFSAKANVHNFPNVNVSENYSISVSVRSLPRINGGLPHVEPLPPSPAPRSLRPCGGDPASTPTGGGGLHAATPTGLGARTSALTPTTTAGSSNCDNGKPGMGQVLDELDGDSSLSHRERQLQKYRKRMQRRDKKRERKATPERENSRQQSEEPMDEGEESQTQSQTSSETQSLALTLQQPRRIAMISTGTQTSLSSCQQCGSEKTLLCLSCTGGGEAHGGSNGATNGSAERSTNGALDDGDDSDTTASEMEETSSCSLSSADLIVGTPRNNAELLLQAIQRTPKNRDRKPHPGVVDQAPLGAACRNADLNGGQNNNLLKATPATSGCQVCKRQKTQHNFANGKVHQPTNGKQTSNGYASKHQEAEKQPDVVQNLSTKLTPNIERCSLNPVERCKTPPPGVADHIVVQFKTPLSQVPAKHQPDAMVPLQQQQLGKSSPKPAQLRLNCGSNLLESETPPPMTSPQMRKALPKVNLTTIFCSSAPIAIGCPAFSFDPAALSHAHSQLLAPDVSVTPPVQKSFSAPTLPHAASLSVSPRFSKQALAAHKRRSRHLSDRSDRSSLGSDEQLSDEDLESGLCSPAGGSPLKCRARLAAHFGGRPLLGNLEESLLQRRLMPKIEVMGFKLQLGASGGFCPTQLTIPAVSYFYELHGETLSTPYLCEIRLPRKGYSVPRSGTVQATLLNPMGTVVRMFVIPYDMRDMPPLHRTFIRQRILAEELSQEQDEGHKVPRSPTVTSTTSKLGHFISAEQMKRLRYSIHLRFQTSRSGRLCLHTDIRLLISRRTDCDTAAAHAKGVLEAPNELVTDTMMPAEPRYSARQESAGRI